Proteins encoded together in one Oncorhynchus mykiss isolate Arlee chromosome 7, USDA_OmykA_1.1, whole genome shotgun sequence window:
- the LOC110495589 gene encoding gastrula zinc finger protein XlCGF7.1-like, whose translation MRPVTSTVRTNPACLSPSTLSPNLQSLGPDCDSGAQFVLQDPEMASVKLEDCSQTLELNVNIKDEEEEEKIGKSVSHGNHVETFSTSREQQQEDHRAKRSHHCPHCEENFSVISTLKIHLKIHLGENLYSCTDCGKSFSTSKVLTVHQRVHTGDKPYSCSDCGKSFSQLGTLKRHERVHTGEKPYSCSDCGKSFSRPDDLKTHKRIHTGVKPYSCSDCGKSFSRLGHFKTHKRIHTGVKPYSCSDCGKSFSQLGELKIHDRIHTGVKPYSCSDCGKRFSQLNSVKTHERIHTGEKPYSCSDCGKVSLNWTT comes from the exons ATGAGGCcggtaacatcaacagtgaggacaaacccagcctgcctctctccttccacactgagtccaaacctacagtcactgggtcctgattgtgacagtggagcccagtttgtactgcaggatccagagatggcatcagtgaagctggaagactgcagtcaaacactggagctgaatgtcaacattaaagatgaagaagaggaggagaagatcgGGAAATCTGTTTCTCATG GAAACCATGTTGAGACATTCTCTACATCCAGAGAGCAACAGCAGGAAGATCACAGAGCTAAGAGGTCTCACCACTGCCCACATTGTGAGGAGAATTTTTCAGTTATATCAACACTAAAAATACACCTAAAAATACACCTAGGAGAGAACCTGTATTCCTgcactgactgtgggaagagtttctcaaCATCAAAGGTTCTAACAGTTCATCAGAGAGTGCATACAGGAGacaagccttactcctgctctgactgtggaaagagtttctctcaacTGGGCACCTTAAAACGACATGAACgtgtacacacaggagagaagccttactcctgctctgactgtggaaagagtttctctcgACCCGATGACTTAAAAACACAcaaacgtatacatacaggagtgaagccttactcctgctctgactgtggaaagagtttttctCGACTGGGCCACTTCAAAACACAtaaacgtatacatacaggagtgaagccttactcctgctctgactgtggaaagagtttctctcaacTGGGTGAATTAAAAATACATGACCGTATACATACAGGagtgaagccttactcctgctctgactgtggaaagaggtTCTCTCAACTGAACAGCGTGAaaacacatgaacgtatacacacaggagagaagccctactcctgctctgactgtggaaaagtTTCTCTAAACTGGACAACTTAA
- the LOC110497043 gene encoding uncharacterized protein LOC110497043 isoform X5, translating into MASVKLEDCSQTLELNVNIKDEEEEEKMGTSVSHVRTNPACLSPSTLSPNLQSLGPDCDSGAQFALQDPEMASVKLEDCSQTLELNVNIKDEEEEEKIGKSVSHGHHVETFSTSREQLEDRRAKRFHHCPHSFSRKQETAVGVG; encoded by the exons atggcatcagtgaagctggaagactgcagtcaaacactggagctgaatgtcaacattaaagatgaagaagaggaggagaagatggggACATCTGTTTCTCATG tgaggacaaacccagcctgcctctctccttccacactgagtccaaacctacagtcactgggtcctgattgtgacagtggagcccagtttgcactgcaggatccagagatggcatcagtgaagctggaagactgcagtcaaacactggagctgaacgtcaacattaaagatgaagaagaggaggagaagattgggAAATCTGTTTCTCATG gacaccatgTTGAGACATTCTCTACATCCAGAGAGCAGCTGGAAGATCGCAGAGCTAAGAGATTTCACCATTGCCCACATT ctttcaGCAGAAAACAAGAAACTGCAGTTGGAGTGGGCTAA
- the LOC110497043 gene encoding zinc finger protein 345 isoform X3 → MGTSVSHVRTNPACLSPSTLSPNLQSLGPDCDSGAQFALQDPEMASVKLEDCSQTLELNVNIKDEEEEEKIGKSVSHGHHVETFSTSREQLEDRRAKRFHHCPHCEKILPFLSKLKIHLKIHTGNNLNSCTDCGKSFTTSTKLKVHQRTHTREKPYSCSDCGKSFSRLDNLNTHERIHTGEKPYVCSDCGKCFKTTAELKVHQRTHTGEKPYLCSNCGASFSRLGHLKIHERMHTGEKPYPCSNCIKCFTTSTELNVHQRTHTGEKPYFCYDCGASFSRLGNLKLHERVHTGEKPYTCSNCLKGFTTSTDLKVHQRTHTGEKPYLCYDCGARFSRLDHIKLHERVHTGEKPYICSDCGKCFKTTAELKCHQRTHTGEKPYSCSDCGKSFSQLGQLKIHERKHTGQKPYSCFYCVKCFTTSTELKVHQRTHTGEKPYSCSDCRKSFSQPSHLKRHQGIHKGEKPSYCSDDGKYLKSSAELKGHQRSHTREKPYVCSYCGKSFSRLGNVKIHQRIHTGEKPYHCTDCEKRFSQQSNLKRHQSIHKGEKPHQFSQTSED, encoded by the exons atggggACATCTGTTTCTCATG tgaggacaaacccagcctgcctctctccttccacactgagtccaaacctacagtcactgggtcctgattgtgacagtggagcccagtttgcactgcaggatccagagatggcatcagtgaagctggaagactgcagtcaaacactggagctgaacgtcaacattaaagatgaagaagaggaggagaagattgggAAATCTGTTTCTCATG gacaccatgTTGAGACATTCTCTACATCCAGAGAGCAGCTGGAAGATCGCAGAGCTAAGAGATTTCACCATTGCCCACATTGTGAGAAGATTTTGCCATTTCTATCAAAGCTAAAAATACACCtaaaaatacacacaggaaatAATCTGAATTCCTgtactgactgtgggaagagcttcacaacatcaactaagctaaaagttcatcagagaacacacacgagagagaagccttattcctgctctgactgtgggaagagtttctcccGATTGGATAATTTAAAcacacatgaacgtatacatacaggagagaagccttacgtctgctctgactgtggaaaatgctttAAAACAACAGCTGAGCTaaaagttcaccagagaacacacacaggagagaaaccttacttATGCTCTAACTGTGGGGCGAGTTTCTCTCGACTGGGCCACTTAAAAATACATGAACGTATgcatacaggagagaaaccttacccCTGCTCTAATTGTataaaatgcttcacaacatcaactgagctaaatgttcatcagagaacacacacaggagagaagccttacttctgCTATGACTGTGGGGCTAGTTTCTCTCGTCTGGGCAACTTAAAACTACATGAACGtgtacatacaggagagaagccttacaccTGCTCTAATTGTTTAAAAggcttcacaacatcaactgatctaaaagttcatcagagaacacacacaggagagaagccttacttatGCTATGACTGTGGGGCGAGGTTCTCTCGACTGGACCACATAAAACTACATGAACGtgtacatacaggagagaagccttacatctgctctgactgtggaaaatgttttaaaacaacaGCTGAGCTAAAAtgtcatcagagaacacacacaggagagaaaccttactcctgctctgactgtgggaagagtttttctCAACTGGGCCAGTTAAAAATACATGAACGTAAACATACAGGacagaagccttactcctgcttttattgtgtaaaatgcttcacaacatcaactgagctaaaagttcatcagagaacacacacaggagagaagccttactcctgctctgactgtaggAAGAGTTTCTCTCAACCGAGCCACTTAAAAAGACACCAAGGTATACATAAAGGAGAGAAGCCTTCCTACTGCTCTGACGACGGAAAATATTTGAAATCATCAGCGGAGCTAAAAGGTCATCAGAGATCACACACAAGAGAGAAACCTTACGTCTGCTCTTACTGTGGCAAGAGTTTCTCCCGATTGGGAAATGTGAAAATACACCAACggatacacactggagagaagccttatcactgcaCTGACTGTGAGAAGAGATTCTCTCAACAGAGCAATTTAAAAAGACACCAAAGTATACATAAAGGAGAGAAGCCTCATCAGTTCTCTCAGACCAGCGAAGATTAG
- the LOC110497043 gene encoding zinc finger protein 271 isoform X1, whose translation MASVKLEDCSQTLELNVNIKDEEEEEKMGTSVSHVRTNPACLSPSTLSPNLQSLGPDCDSGAQFALQDPEMASVKLEDCSQTLELNVNIKDEEEEEKIGKSVSHGHHVETFSTSREQLEDRRAKRFHHCPHCEKILPFLSKLKIHLKIHTGNNLNSCTDCGKSFTTSTKLKVHQRTHTREKPYSCSDCGKSFSRLDNLNTHERIHTGEKPYVCSDCGKCFKTTAELKVHQRTHTGEKPYLCSNCGASFSRLGHLKIHERMHTGEKPYPCSNCIKCFTTSTELNVHQRTHTGEKPYFCYDCGASFSRLGNLKLHERVHTGEKPYTCSNCLKGFTTSTDLKVHQRTHTGEKPYLCYDCGARFSRLDHIKLHERVHTGEKPYICSDCGKCFKTTAELKCHQRTHTGEKPYSCSDCGKSFSQLGQLKIHERKHTGQKPYSCFYCVKCFTTSTELKVHQRTHTGEKPYSCSDCRKSFSQPSHLKRHQGIHKGEKPSYCSDDGKYLKSSAELKGHQRSHTREKPYVCSYCGKSFSRLGNVKIHQRIHTGEKPYHCTDCEKRFSQQSNLKRHQSIHKGEKPHQFSQTSED comes from the exons atggcatcagtgaagctggaagactgcagtcaaacactggagctgaatgtcaacattaaagatgaagaagaggaggagaagatggggACATCTGTTTCTCATG tgaggacaaacccagcctgcctctctccttccacactgagtccaaacctacagtcactgggtcctgattgtgacagtggagcccagtttgcactgcaggatccagagatggcatcagtgaagctggaagactgcagtcaaacactggagctgaacgtcaacattaaagatgaagaagaggaggagaagattgggAAATCTGTTTCTCATG gacaccatgTTGAGACATTCTCTACATCCAGAGAGCAGCTGGAAGATCGCAGAGCTAAGAGATTTCACCATTGCCCACATTGTGAGAAGATTTTGCCATTTCTATCAAAGCTAAAAATACACCtaaaaatacacacaggaaatAATCTGAATTCCTgtactgactgtgggaagagcttcacaacatcaactaagctaaaagttcatcagagaacacacacgagagagaagccttattcctgctctgactgtgggaagagtttctcccGATTGGATAATTTAAAcacacatgaacgtatacatacaggagagaagccttacgtctgctctgactgtggaaaatgctttAAAACAACAGCTGAGCTaaaagttcaccagagaacacacacaggagagaaaccttacttATGCTCTAACTGTGGGGCGAGTTTCTCTCGACTGGGCCACTTAAAAATACATGAACGTATgcatacaggagagaaaccttacccCTGCTCTAATTGTataaaatgcttcacaacatcaactgagctaaatgttcatcagagaacacacacaggagagaagccttacttctgCTATGACTGTGGGGCTAGTTTCTCTCGTCTGGGCAACTTAAAACTACATGAACGtgtacatacaggagagaagccttacaccTGCTCTAATTGTTTAAAAggcttcacaacatcaactgatctaaaagttcatcagagaacacacacaggagagaagccttacttatGCTATGACTGTGGGGCGAGGTTCTCTCGACTGGACCACATAAAACTACATGAACGtgtacatacaggagagaagccttacatctgctctgactgtggaaaatgttttaaaacaacaGCTGAGCTAAAAtgtcatcagagaacacacacaggagagaaaccttactcctgctctgactgtgggaagagtttttctCAACTGGGCCAGTTAAAAATACATGAACGTAAACATACAGGacagaagccttactcctgcttttattgtgtaaaatgcttcacaacatcaactgagctaaaagttcatcagagaacacacacaggagagaagccttactcctgctctgactgtaggAAGAGTTTCTCTCAACCGAGCCACTTAAAAAGACACCAAGGTATACATAAAGGAGAGAAGCCTTCCTACTGCTCTGACGACGGAAAATATTTGAAATCATCAGCGGAGCTAAAAGGTCATCAGAGATCACACACAAGAGAGAAACCTTACGTCTGCTCTTACTGTGGCAAGAGTTTCTCCCGATTGGGAAATGTGAAAATACACCAACggatacacactggagagaagccttatcactgcaCTGACTGTGAGAAGAGATTCTCTCAACAGAGCAATTTAAAAAGACACCAAAGTATACATAAAGGAGAGAAGCCTCATCAGTTCTCTCAGACCAGCGAAGATTAG
- the LOC110497043 gene encoding zinc finger protein 271 isoform X2 codes for MKLEDCSQTLELNVNIKDEEEEEKMGTSVSHVRTNPACLSPSTLSPNLQSLGPDCDSGAQFALQDPEMASVKLEDCSQTLELNVNIKDEEEEEKIGKSVSHGHHVETFSTSREQLEDRRAKRFHHCPHCEKILPFLSKLKIHLKIHTGNNLNSCTDCGKSFTTSTKLKVHQRTHTREKPYSCSDCGKSFSRLDNLNTHERIHTGEKPYVCSDCGKCFKTTAELKVHQRTHTGEKPYLCSNCGASFSRLGHLKIHERMHTGEKPYPCSNCIKCFTTSTELNVHQRTHTGEKPYFCYDCGASFSRLGNLKLHERVHTGEKPYTCSNCLKGFTTSTDLKVHQRTHTGEKPYLCYDCGARFSRLDHIKLHERVHTGEKPYICSDCGKCFKTTAELKCHQRTHTGEKPYSCSDCGKSFSQLGQLKIHERKHTGQKPYSCFYCVKCFTTSTELKVHQRTHTGEKPYSCSDCRKSFSQPSHLKRHQGIHKGEKPSYCSDDGKYLKSSAELKGHQRSHTREKPYVCSYCGKSFSRLGNVKIHQRIHTGEKPYHCTDCEKRFSQQSNLKRHQSIHKGEKPHQFSQTSED; via the exons A tgaagctggaagactgcagtcaaacactggagctgaatgtcaacattaaagatgaagaagaggaggagaagatggggACATCTGTTTCTCATG tgaggacaaacccagcctgcctctctccttccacactgagtccaaacctacagtcactgggtcctgattgtgacagtggagcccagtttgcactgcaggatccagagatggcatcagtgaagctggaagactgcagtcaaacactggagctgaacgtcaacattaaagatgaagaagaggaggagaagattgggAAATCTGTTTCTCATG gacaccatgTTGAGACATTCTCTACATCCAGAGAGCAGCTGGAAGATCGCAGAGCTAAGAGATTTCACCATTGCCCACATTGTGAGAAGATTTTGCCATTTCTATCAAAGCTAAAAATACACCtaaaaatacacacaggaaatAATCTGAATTCCTgtactgactgtgggaagagcttcacaacatcaactaagctaaaagttcatcagagaacacacacgagagagaagccttattcctgctctgactgtgggaagagtttctcccGATTGGATAATTTAAAcacacatgaacgtatacatacaggagagaagccttacgtctgctctgactgtggaaaatgctttAAAACAACAGCTGAGCTaaaagttcaccagagaacacacacaggagagaaaccttacttATGCTCTAACTGTGGGGCGAGTTTCTCTCGACTGGGCCACTTAAAAATACATGAACGTATgcatacaggagagaaaccttacccCTGCTCTAATTGTataaaatgcttcacaacatcaactgagctaaatgttcatcagagaacacacacaggagagaagccttacttctgCTATGACTGTGGGGCTAGTTTCTCTCGTCTGGGCAACTTAAAACTACATGAACGtgtacatacaggagagaagccttacaccTGCTCTAATTGTTTAAAAggcttcacaacatcaactgatctaaaagttcatcagagaacacacacaggagagaagccttacttatGCTATGACTGTGGGGCGAGGTTCTCTCGACTGGACCACATAAAACTACATGAACGtgtacatacaggagagaagccttacatctgctctgactgtggaaaatgttttaaaacaacaGCTGAGCTAAAAtgtcatcagagaacacacacaggagagaaaccttactcctgctctgactgtgggaagagtttttctCAACTGGGCCAGTTAAAAATACATGAACGTAAACATACAGGacagaagccttactcctgcttttattgtgtaaaatgcttcacaacatcaactgagctaaaagttcatcagagaacacacacaggagagaagccttactcctgctctgactgtaggAAGAGTTTCTCTCAACCGAGCCACTTAAAAAGACACCAAGGTATACATAAAGGAGAGAAGCCTTCCTACTGCTCTGACGACGGAAAATATTTGAAATCATCAGCGGAGCTAAAAGGTCATCAGAGATCACACACAAGAGAGAAACCTTACGTCTGCTCTTACTGTGGCAAGAGTTTCTCCCGATTGGGAAATGTGAAAATACACCAACggatacacactggagagaagccttatcactgcaCTGACTGTGAGAAGAGATTCTCTCAACAGAGCAATTTAAAAAGACACCAAAGTATACATAAAGGAGAGAAGCCTCATCAGTTCTCTCAGACCAGCGAAGATTAG
- the LOC110497043 gene encoding zinc finger protein 585A isoform X4 — protein sequence MASVKLEDCSQTLELNVNIKDEEEEEKMGTSVSHGHHVETFSTSREQLEDRRAKRFHHCPHCEKILPFLSKLKIHLKIHTGNNLNSCTDCGKSFTTSTKLKVHQRTHTREKPYSCSDCGKSFSRLDNLNTHERIHTGEKPYVCSDCGKCFKTTAELKVHQRTHTGEKPYLCSNCGASFSRLGHLKIHERMHTGEKPYPCSNCIKCFTTSTELNVHQRTHTGEKPYFCYDCGASFSRLGNLKLHERVHTGEKPYTCSNCLKGFTTSTDLKVHQRTHTGEKPYLCYDCGARFSRLDHIKLHERVHTGEKPYICSDCGKCFKTTAELKCHQRTHTGEKPYSCSDCGKSFSQLGQLKIHERKHTGQKPYSCFYCVKCFTTSTELKVHQRTHTGEKPYSCSDCRKSFSQPSHLKRHQGIHKGEKPSYCSDDGKYLKSSAELKGHQRSHTREKPYVCSYCGKSFSRLGNVKIHQRIHTGEKPYHCTDCEKRFSQQSNLKRHQSIHKGEKPHQFSQTSED from the exons atggcatcagtgaagctggaagactgcagtcaaacactggagctgaatgtcaacattaaagatgaagaagaggaggagaagatggggACATCTGTTTCTCATG gacaccatgTTGAGACATTCTCTACATCCAGAGAGCAGCTGGAAGATCGCAGAGCTAAGAGATTTCACCATTGCCCACATTGTGAGAAGATTTTGCCATTTCTATCAAAGCTAAAAATACACCtaaaaatacacacaggaaatAATCTGAATTCCTgtactgactgtgggaagagcttcacaacatcaactaagctaaaagttcatcagagaacacacacgagagagaagccttattcctgctctgactgtgggaagagtttctcccGATTGGATAATTTAAAcacacatgaacgtatacatacaggagagaagccttacgtctgctctgactgtggaaaatgctttAAAACAACAGCTGAGCTaaaagttcaccagagaacacacacaggagagaaaccttacttATGCTCTAACTGTGGGGCGAGTTTCTCTCGACTGGGCCACTTAAAAATACATGAACGTATgcatacaggagagaaaccttacccCTGCTCTAATTGTataaaatgcttcacaacatcaactgagctaaatgttcatcagagaacacacacaggagagaagccttacttctgCTATGACTGTGGGGCTAGTTTCTCTCGTCTGGGCAACTTAAAACTACATGAACGtgtacatacaggagagaagccttacaccTGCTCTAATTGTTTAAAAggcttcacaacatcaactgatctaaaagttcatcagagaacacacacaggagagaagccttacttatGCTATGACTGTGGGGCGAGGTTCTCTCGACTGGACCACATAAAACTACATGAACGtgtacatacaggagagaagccttacatctgctctgactgtggaaaatgttttaaaacaacaGCTGAGCTAAAAtgtcatcagagaacacacacaggagagaaaccttactcctgctctgactgtgggaagagtttttctCAACTGGGCCAGTTAAAAATACATGAACGTAAACATACAGGacagaagccttactcctgcttttattgtgtaaaatgcttcacaacatcaactgagctaaaagttcatcagagaacacacacaggagagaagccttactcctgctctgactgtaggAAGAGTTTCTCTCAACCGAGCCACTTAAAAAGACACCAAGGTATACATAAAGGAGAGAAGCCTTCCTACTGCTCTGACGACGGAAAATATTTGAAATCATCAGCGGAGCTAAAAGGTCATCAGAGATCACACACAAGAGAGAAACCTTACGTCTGCTCTTACTGTGGCAAGAGTTTCTCCCGATTGGGAAATGTGAAAATACACCAACggatacacactggagagaagccttatcactgcaCTGACTGTGAGAAGAGATTCTCTCAACAGAGCAATTTAAAAAGACACCAAAGTATACATAAAGGAGAGAAGCCTCATCAGTTCTCTCAGACCAGCGAAGATTAG